The genomic region GGCGGTGTGTCAAGTCCTGTGTAAAATTACGGGAGCTTGTCCATCTTACCTCTCGTGCGCCGCAGGCATGGTTAGCCGTTGGAACTTCACGCCTCTAATGACCGCATAGAACATCAGCAGGCAGCTACTCTCGTTTCTAAATGCTGCCCCCATCTTGTGTGAACGTCGTTTCACCTCCTCTATCAATCGCTCGATGGCGTTGGTCGTTCGGATTGCCTTCCAATGCTGTGGTGGGAAAGAGTAGAAGGTGAGGCAAGCCTCATAATCTCGCCACAGGCACTCCACAGCACTTGGATACTCTCGGCGGTACTTCTCACAGAAGGCAAGAGCTACCTGCTCGGCCTTTCCCCTGCTTTCCTGGTAGAAGATTGCCTTTAGCTCCTCTCCTACCACCTCCCGTTGCTTGTGAGGCACATAGCCAAGCACATTCTCCATCTTGTGCTTGATGCAGCGTTGGCGTGGCACTCCTGGGAACTTGGCAGCCACGGCATTGAGCATCGCCTGGTTGCCGTCTGTGATTGCCAGCCCCACCTCCGCTACTCCCCGCACACGAAGGTTCTCGAATAGCTGTTCCCAGGCCACTTGGTTCTCTCGATCTCCTACAGAGAAGCCAAGCACCTCTCTAACACCATCAGGTTTGATACCTATCACCAGCAGAATGGG from Chloroflexota bacterium harbors:
- a CDS encoding IS256 family transposase, with translation MAPKTEDTRPQALSQDEFTQMLTGQLKEAVRLALTTILEAEVTALIGVLPYERSISRTDQRNGHYHRDLDTTVGHIEELAVPRTRGGYQTQLFERYSRRRPEVDAAISNMFIKGVSTRQVGNVMESLTGSSPSPSTVSRVFHTLEGEYAIWKSRPLSTRYEYIFADGTYFTVIYEGEGCKMPILLVIGIKPDGVREVLGFSVGDRENQVAWEQLFENLRVRGVAEVGLAITDGNQAMLNAVAAKFPGVPRQRCIKHKMENVLGYVPHKQREVVGEELKAIFYQESRGKAEQVALAFCEKYRREYPSAVECLWRDYEACLTFYSFPPQHWKAIRTTNAIERLIEEVKRRSHKMGAAFRNESSCLLMFYAVIRGVKFQRLTMPAAHER